The Flavobacterium johnsoniae genomic sequence AATTTTATTTTTGGAATTTTTCATCATTTATCCTTTTGAGATTTCGTTAGATAGTTCGTTAGTATCATCTTCCAGAGATGGAAAATATTTTTTGAGTTGTTGTCCAGCATTTAGAATGCCATCAACAATTCCTTGTTTAAAATTTCCAGATTTAAAATGGTTGGTCATAACATCTTTGGTACAATCCCAAAAGTCATCAGACACCAAATCGTTAATTCCTTTATCGCCACAAATCACGAAGTTTTTATCTTCAACTGCAAAATAGAGTAGAACGCCATTTTGTAATTTGGTTTCATCCATTCGTAATTCATGAAAAACTTCTAAAGCTCTATCATAATGAGCTTTAGAAGATGATTTTTCTATATGAACTCTAATTTCGCCAGAAGTATTATTTTCGGCCATACGAATAGCTTCAACAATTTCTTGCTCTTCTTCTTTGGTTAAAAAATCTTCTACTTTTGACATTTGAATGATTTTAGAGTTTAGATTGTAGATTTTAGAATTTTACTTCAACAGGTTTGTCAGCTCCTTCAACTGCATTGAAATACGCTTTTTCTTTAAAGCCAAACATACCTGCAAACATACTATTTGGGAATGTTTTAATGTGGTTGTTGTAAGGCGCTACAGCTTCGTTAAAACGAGTTCTTGCAGTCAAAATTTGATTTTCTGTGCTAGCCAATTCGTCTTGTAATTTTAAGAAGTTTTCGTTAGCTTTTAATGTAGGATATTGTTCTACAGAAACCAATAGTCTTGATAAAGAAGAAGATACACCGCTTTGGGCTTTGTTGAATTCAGCTAATTGTTCTGGTGTAATGTTAGATGGATCTACAGTTACGCTTGTTGCTTTTGCACGAGCTTCGATAACAGCCGTTAAAGTTGATTTTTCGAAATCAGCAGCACCTTTTACAGTGTTTACTAAATTTCCGATAAGGTCATTACGTCTTTGGTAAGCTGTTTGAACATTTCCCCAAGATTGTTCTACAGTTTGATTTAATGTTACTGCAGTGTTGTTAATTCCTTTAACCCAGCTGTAAATTCCAATAATAACAACTACGGCGATAATCCAAGGTAAGAATTTTTTCATGATTATTGATTTTAGTTTATTTCTAGTTTTAATTACAATTCGTTTTTAATGTCATTCAATTGCGTTTTTATCGACTCTAATTTACGTATTATTTCGAATTTATCTAACGTTTTCTTCTGACCTTCTTTTAAGTGTATTTTAGCGCCATCAAGCGTAAAACCTCTCTCTTTTACCAGATGATAAATCAATTGCAAATTGGTAATATCTTCTGGTGTGAACATTCTGTTTCCTTTTGCATTTTTTTTGGGTTTTAGAATGTCAAATTCGCTGTCCCAAAATCGTATCAAAGAGGCATTGACATTAAAAGCTTTGGCTACTTCGCCAATGCTGTAATATCTTTTGTCTTTAGAAAGTTCAATATGCATGATTTGTTTTTTACTATTTTATTTCAAAAATACTATTTTTTTGGAATATTAATCTAATGATTGATTTTCTTGGTTAGCCATTTGCGAAATCGCTACATATTCTACAGCCGAAATATTTCCGTAGTAAAAATTCAACGGATTAACCACTTTTCCATCTTTATGAACTTCATAATGACAATGCGGACCTTCAGATCTTCCGGTGCTTCCGACAAAACCAATCACATCGCCACGTTTTACGTGCTGTCCCGGGCGACAGTTGTATTTGCTCAAATGCGCGTACAGACTTTCATATCCAAAACCATGCCTGATCACAATATGATTTCCGTAACCAGAAGCCGTATTATCAGCTCTTTCTACCACTCCATCTCCAGTCGCATAAATTGGAGCGCCCGTATTAGCGGTGAAATCCATACCGTTATGCATTTTTCTCACTTTCGTGAAAGGATCGATTCTATATCCAAAACCTGACGCAACACGTTTCAAATTTTCATTTTGAACTGGCTGAATGGCAGGAATTGCCAACAATAAATTTTCTTTTGCTCCAGCTAATTTCAAAATTTCATCTAAAGATTGAGATTGAATTGCCAATTGTTTAGCCAATTTATCTACTCTTTTAGTCGTATTCAAAACCAATTGCGAATTATTGTAACCTTCTAATGCTTTATATTTTTCAGAATTTCTAAAACCTGCTTTTCTGATAGAATCCGGAATTTCGGCTTTATTAAAATAAACACGATATATATTATTGTCACGTTCTTCTAATGCATCGGCTGCTTCATCAATTTCATCCAGTTTTTTATTCAAAATGGCATATTGGATTTTTAGATTTTCAATTTCACGAGCTTGCAAACGATCTTTTGGTGTTTCAAAATAAGGCGTATTTATTAATAGAACGAAAACTAAAAAGCCAAACAGTGCCGAAGCCATTAAAAACAATAATGCGTAACCAATTTTTATTCTTTTTCTGGTTTTTATTTTTGTATAAGCCAGATTTTCTGAGTCGTAATAATATTTTACTTTCGCCATATTTTAAAATACGCTATTTTTGCAGCTTGTAAAATCAATTAGTCGAACAAAGCAGTAAAATGTTTCAGCAGTTCGACGATTTTTTTACAAGAATTAATGATTAGATATTGGGGCTATTTTATCATTAGATAATGCGCAAAATAGGCAATTTATTGTTTATAATATAAGTTTTTTGATTTCATTATAAAAAACTTAACGCATCATCAAATGAATAAATTATCTAATGGTCTAATTTTCAAATTGACACAATAAACAGACACATTTTCTAATTTAAATATGAAATCACAAGACGTACGTAAACAATTTTTAGATTTTTTTGAGAGTAAAGGACATACAATTGTTCCTTCAGCTCCTATTGTACTTAAAGACGATCCGACCCTAATGTTCAATAACTCGGGAATGGCCCAGTTTAAAGAATTTTTCTTAGGTAACGGAACTCCAAAAAGTCCAAGAATAGCCGATACGCAAAAATGTCTTCGTGTTTCAGGAAAACATAATGATCTTGAAGAGGTTGGTATTGATACGTACCACCATACTATGTTTGAGATGTTAGGAAACTGGTCTTTTGGCGATTATTTCAAAAAAGAAGCAATTAACTGGGCTTGGGAATTATTGACAGAAGTGTATAAAATCCCTAAAGAAAATCTTTATGTTTCTGTTTTTGAAGGAAGTAAAGAAGATAATGTTCCGTTTGACCAAGAAGCTTGGGATATCTGGAAAACATTAATCGACGAAGACAGAATTATTTTAGGAAATAAAAAAGATAATTTCTGGGAAATGGGAGATCAAGGACCATGTGGACCTTGTTCTGAAATTCACGTTGATTTACGTTCTGAAGAAGAAAAAGCATTAGTTTCTGGAAAAAGCTTAGTAAATAATGATCACCCGCAGGTAGTTGAAATCTGGAATAACGTATTCATGGAATTCAACCGTAAAGCAGATGGTTCTCTAGAAAAACTTCCTGCGCAGCACGTAGATACCGGAATGGGATTTGAGCGTTTGTGTATGGCATTGCAAGGAAAAACATCAAATTATGATACTGATGTTTTTATGCCATTAATTAGAGAAATCGAAACCATTACTGGAGCAAAATATACAACTAATGACGTAACAGGCATTAGTGAAGAACAAAGTAAAATGAATATTGCTATTCGTGTAGTTGCAGATCACGTTCGTGCGGTAGCATTTGCTATTGCTGATGGACAATTGCCTTCTAATACGGGTGCAGGATATGTAATTCGTAGAATTTTACGTCGTGCTATTCGATACGGATTTACTTTCTTAGGAACAAAAGAGCCATTTATTTTTAAATTGGTTGAAACTTTAAGCGAACAAATGGGAGATTCTTTCCCAGAAATCAGAACGCAGAAAGCGCTTTGTTCAAATGTTATTCGCGAAGAAGAAAATTCATTCTTAAAAACATTAGATCAAGGTTTAGTCCTTTTAGATGCTGTAATTTTAAACAATACAGGAGATACTGTTGATGGTAAAAAGGCATTTGAATTGTATGATACTTATGGTTTTCCAATCGATTTAACAGCTTTAATTCTTTCAGAAAAAGGATTGAAACTTGATGAAGCTGGATTCCAAGAACAATTGCAATTGCAAAAAGAAAGATCTCGTGCAGCATCAAAAGTAACGGCTGGAGACTGGAATGTAATTGTGGAAGATGATATTCAGGAATTTGTTGGATACGACAGATTATCTCACCAAGTAAAAATCACGAAATACAGAAGAGTAGAAAGTGCAAAAGATGGTGAAATTTTCCAATTGGTTTTCAATGCAACTCCTTTCTACGGAGAAAGCGGAGGACAAACAGGAGATAAAGGATATTTAGAAGCTCAAAACGGTGATATTGTTTATATTATCGATACGAAAAAAGAAAATAACCAAACGATACATTTGGCAAAATCGTTACCAGAAAATCTTACCGGAACTTTTAATGCTGTTGTTGATGCTTTACAAAGAGCTAAAACTTCTTCAAACCACTCGGCTACACACTTGTTACACCAAGGTTTGCGTAAAATTTTAGGAACTCACATTGAACAAAAAGGTTCGATGGTAAGAAATGCTTCTTTACGTTTTGACTTTTCTCATTTTGCTAAAGTTTCTGATGAAGAATTACTAGAAGTTGAAAACTTTGTAAATGCAAGAATTCGTGAGAGTTTGCCATTAATTGAAAAAAGAGCTATTCCAAAAGAACAAGCTCTTGAAGATGGAGCAATTGCTTTATTTGGAGAGAAATATGGAGATTTGGTCCGTACCATTAAATTCGGTGATTCTGTCGAATTATGCGGAGGAACTCACGTTGCCAATACATCTGATATCTGGCATTTTAAAATTGTTTCTGAAGGCGCAGTTGCGGCTGGAATTAGAAGGATCGAAGCTATTACAAGTGAAGCTGCAAAAGAATATTTTGAGTCTCAAGCAGTTTCTTTAACTGAAATTAAAGAAGCGCTTAAAAATGCTCAAGATCCAGTAAAATCGATTTTAGCTTTACAAGACGAAAACGCTCAGTTGAAAAAACAATTGGAAGCTTTATTGAAAGATAAAGCTAAAAATATGAAAGCTGATTTAGCGAAAGAATTACAAGAAATCAATGGAGTTCAATTTTTAGCAAAACAAGTAGATTTAAATCAGGAAGGAGCAAAAGATTTGGCTTACGAATTGGGTAATTCATACAACAATCTTTTTGTAGTTTTCGCTACAGCTCATGAAGGTAAACCAATGTTAACGTGCTATATCTCTAAAGAAATTGTAGCAGAGAAAAACCTAAACGCTGGACAAGTTGTTCGCGAATTAGGAAAATATATCCAAGGTGGAGGAGGAGGTCAACCTTTCTTCGCAACTGCAGGAGGTAAAAATGTTGACGGAATTGCTGAGGCTTTGGCTAAAGCAGTGGATTTTGTGAAGTAAGCTTTTTTTAATCTCGCAAAGACGCAGAGTCGCAAAGTTTATTTTTTTAAGCTTTGCGACTTTTTTTTTGCTTTAATTTAATTGCTAAGATTTTGTTTTTGATTTTGAAAATGTTTTTAATCTCGCAAAGACGCAGAGTCGAAAAGTTTTTTAAGTTTTATTTTTTGTAAGTTTATACTTTAAATTTTAAAAAATGACTGAGAATGAAATTTCAGCTGTTGTGGTCGATGTTTGTTATAAAATACATGTAAAATTAGGGCCTGGTTTATTAGAATCTGTTTATGAAGCGATTCTACATCATGAATTAACTAAAAGAGGATTGAGCGTAGAAAGACAAAAGACGTTTCCTGTAATTTGGGATCAAATAAATCTGGACATTGGATTTAGAGCAGATTTAATTGTTGAAAATAAGGTGATTTTGGAAATTAAGTCTATCGAACAATTGACAGATGTTCATGCAAAACAAGTT encodes the following:
- a CDS encoding TPM domain-containing protein, which produces MSKVEDFLTKEEEQEIVEAIRMAENNTSGEIRVHIEKSSSKAHYDRALEVFHELRMDETKLQNGVLLYFAVEDKNFVICGDKGINDLVSDDFWDCTKDVMTNHFKSGNFKQGIVDGILNAGQQLKKYFPSLEDDTNELSNEISKG
- a CDS encoding LemA family protein — encoded protein: MKKFLPWIIAVVVIIGIYSWVKGINNTAVTLNQTVEQSWGNVQTAYQRRNDLIGNLVNTVKGAADFEKSTLTAVIEARAKATSVTVDPSNITPEQLAEFNKAQSGVSSSLSRLLVSVEQYPTLKANENFLKLQDELASTENQILTARTRFNEAVAPYNNHIKTFPNSMFAGMFGFKEKAYFNAVEGADKPVEVKF
- a CDS encoding MerR family transcriptional regulator produces the protein MHIELSKDKRYYSIGEVAKAFNVNASLIRFWDSEFDILKPKKNAKGNRMFTPEDITNLQLIYHLVKERGFTLDGAKIHLKEGQKKTLDKFEIIRKLESIKTQLNDIKNEL
- a CDS encoding M23 family metallopeptidase; this encodes MAKVKYYYDSENLAYTKIKTRKRIKIGYALLFLMASALFGFLVFVLLINTPYFETPKDRLQAREIENLKIQYAILNKKLDEIDEAADALEERDNNIYRVYFNKAEIPDSIRKAGFRNSEKYKALEGYNNSQLVLNTTKRVDKLAKQLAIQSQSLDEILKLAGAKENLLLAIPAIQPVQNENLKRVASGFGYRIDPFTKVRKMHNGMDFTANTGAPIYATGDGVVERADNTASGYGNHIVIRHGFGYESLYAHLSKYNCRPGQHVKRGDVIGFVGSTGRSEGPHCHYEVHKDGKVVNPLNFYYGNISAVEYVAISQMANQENQSLD
- the alaS gene encoding alanine--tRNA ligase, with amino-acid sequence MKSQDVRKQFLDFFESKGHTIVPSAPIVLKDDPTLMFNNSGMAQFKEFFLGNGTPKSPRIADTQKCLRVSGKHNDLEEVGIDTYHHTMFEMLGNWSFGDYFKKEAINWAWELLTEVYKIPKENLYVSVFEGSKEDNVPFDQEAWDIWKTLIDEDRIILGNKKDNFWEMGDQGPCGPCSEIHVDLRSEEEKALVSGKSLVNNDHPQVVEIWNNVFMEFNRKADGSLEKLPAQHVDTGMGFERLCMALQGKTSNYDTDVFMPLIREIETITGAKYTTNDVTGISEEQSKMNIAIRVVADHVRAVAFAIADGQLPSNTGAGYVIRRILRRAIRYGFTFLGTKEPFIFKLVETLSEQMGDSFPEIRTQKALCSNVIREEENSFLKTLDQGLVLLDAVILNNTGDTVDGKKAFELYDTYGFPIDLTALILSEKGLKLDEAGFQEQLQLQKERSRAASKVTAGDWNVIVEDDIQEFVGYDRLSHQVKITKYRRVESAKDGEIFQLVFNATPFYGESGGQTGDKGYLEAQNGDIVYIIDTKKENNQTIHLAKSLPENLTGTFNAVVDALQRAKTSSNHSATHLLHQGLRKILGTHIEQKGSMVRNASLRFDFSHFAKVSDEELLEVENFVNARIRESLPLIEKRAIPKEQALEDGAIALFGEKYGDLVRTIKFGDSVELCGGTHVANTSDIWHFKIVSEGAVAAGIRRIEAITSEAAKEYFESQAVSLTEIKEALKNAQDPVKSILALQDENAQLKKQLEALLKDKAKNMKADLAKELQEINGVQFLAKQVDLNQEGAKDLAYELGNSYNNLFVVFATAHEGKPMLTCYISKEIVAEKNLNAGQVVRELGKYIQGGGGGQPFFATAGGKNVDGIAEALAKAVDFVK
- a CDS encoding GxxExxY protein, coding for MTENEISAVVVDVCYKIHVKLGPGLLESVYEAILHHELTKRGLSVERQKTFPVIWDQINLDIGFRADLIVENKVILEIKSIEQLTDVHAKQVLTYLKITKMKLGLLINFNVPIIKFGIKRVVSNL